In Macadamia integrifolia cultivar HAES 741 chromosome 5, SCU_Mint_v3, whole genome shotgun sequence, a single window of DNA contains:
- the LOC122078271 gene encoding triacylglycerol lipase 2-like: MGSFILVRWVALRVCFIVLVVQLHLALGWRYPPPLFANLFGGGQDHTESAWEGLCKVSIISHGYKCQDFHVTGLDGYIMGLERIPEGCSSSGDDAKKKPPVLLQHGVLVDGMTWMIGSPKESLAFVLADSGFDVWISNTRGTRSSKRHVSLDESQQEYWNWTWDDVAKNDLPAIVDFVYNQTGQKLHYIGHSMGTTIAMAALSEGRLADQLSSLSLLSPVAYMNLMTNAMAVLTANAFIGELGDMLGMEEFDLRKVLSVKNFWPNGQFAAQLFSGVCKRIGGIDLDNLVTKFISQNCCLNSTAFQFAMDHALQSTSMKNIVHFSQTFRNGGFLKKYDYGSPSQNMKHYGKPEAPGYNLCNIPRNLPMFLSFGGNDKVADVKDVNHLLEDLKTHDKDKITTHFVSKYAHMDFIFAMDVKEQVYNTLIDFLRRMSS, translated from the exons ATGGGTTCTTTCATATTGGTCAGATGGGTTGCTTTAAGGGTTTGTTTCATAGTTCTTGTGGTACAGCTTCACTTGGCTTTGGGATGGAGATATCCTCCTCCCTTATTTGCCAATTTATTTGGTGGCGGTCAAGATCATACGGAGTCTGCTTGGGAGGGATTATGCAAAGTTTCCATCATTTCGCATGGTTATAAATGCCAGGATTTCCAT GTGACAGGTTTAGATGGATACATTATGGGGCTTGAAAGGATCCCAGAGGGCTGTTCAAGTAGTGGTGATGATGCAAAGAAAAAACCACCTGTTCTATTACAGCATGGTGTATTGGTG GATGGGATGACATGGATGATTGGCTCTCCTAAGGAATCCTTGGCGTTTGTATTAGCTGATAGTGGGTTTGACGTATGGATCAGTAATACAAGAGGGACTAGATCTAGCAAGAGACATGTATCTCTTGATGAAAGCCAACAG GAATACTGGAATTGGACATGGGATGATGTCGCCAAGAATGATCTTCCTGCTATAGTTGACTTCGTATACAATCAAACAGGCCAGAAGCTCCATTATATTGGCCACTCCATG GGAACAACAATTGCAATGGCGGCCTTATCAGAAGGGAGGTTGGCGGACCAGTTGAGCTCACTTTCCTTGCTTAGTCCTGTTGCTTACATGAACCTTATGACCAACGCTATGGCCGTACTAACTGCTAATGCCTTCATAGGAGAG TTAGGTGACATGCTCGGTATGGAGGAGTTCGACCTAAGAAAAGTTCTCTCTGTTAAAAATTTTTGGCCTAATGG GCAATTTGCTGCTCAGTTATTCAGCGGAGTATGTAAGCGTATAGGGGGGATTGATTTGGATAATTTAGTGACGAAATTTATCA GCCAAAATTGCTGTCTCAACTCTACTGCATTTCAGTTTGCGATGGATCATGCGTTGCAGTCAACATCAATGAAAAACATAGTGCATTTTTCTCAAA CATTTAGAAATGGaggatttttgaaaaaatatgacTACGGGAGTCCTTCTCAAAACATGAAGCATTATGGGAAACCAGAGGCGCCTGGATACAACCTTTGTAACATACCTAGAAATCTACCAATGTTCCTCAGCTTTGGAGGCAACGACAAGGTCGCCGATGTGAAGGACGTGAATCATTTACTGGAAGATCTTAAAACCCACGACAAAGACAAGATCACAACTCATTTCGTTTCTAAGTATGCACATATGGATTTTATTTTCGCCATGGATGTCAAGGAACAGGTGTACAATACCTTGATCGACTTCCTCAGACGTATGTCATCATAA